The Paenibacillus thermoaerophilus nucleotide sequence ATAGTTGAGTTGAATATTTTTCGTTTCTTTCGAAGGCGTCTATAATTGGCGCCTTATTTGTTGTTTCCTTATATGCTCAACCCAATGTTCCTTGATTAGGTCTTTTGTCCAAAACATAAATTAAAAAGAAGCATAAATTATTCCAAGACTTATGCATAGTAGAGGTGGGATTATTGACGAAAAAGAATAGATTAAAGTGTAAATTTTTTAAACCTACAAAGCGTAGAAAGAGAAGAGGCAGAAAAAAAGTAATATACCAAATTAATTGCGTAATAAAACGTTTAAATATTATTTGCCCAAAACAAAAACAACAAAAACAACCTTTTATTGGTGTTAAACCAAAAGTAAGAAGATATTTTTTTGTTGCACCCCATGACATTAATTTATCAGGAGAAAAAATAGTTTTGTTTCCCAATCAGTTTGTTGATGATAAAGGCGAAACCGTTGCCAAGTTTATTGACTTTGGTCAAGAAGGTTACTTCAATTTGTACGTTAACGGAGCATTGCAAGAGGGTAAGTTATATCACGTAAATTCCGATGAGTTAACTATTATTTCGACAGGTCAAACGATTTATAAAGGAACCCCCATTATACTTGAATCAATCGGATTTATCATATCGAGAAAAAAATAGGTATATTCACTTGAAGATTAGCCCTGACGTTCATCTTCATTCAGAATATGATTTTATTGTATTACATTTTATGAGGAGGTTTGTTATCATGGCACTACAACTTATGAAGTTACTTGTTACGGCAACAACGACAGTTGAAACGGTTCCATCGC carries:
- a CDS encoding DUF4183 domain-containing protein — its product is MTKKNRLKCKFFKPTKRRKRRGRKKVIYQINCVIKRLNIICPKQKQQKQPFIGVKPKVRRYFFVAPHDINLSGEKIVLFPNQFVDDKGETVAKFIDFGQEGYFNLYVNGALQEGKLYHVNSDELTIISTGQTIYKGTPIILESIGFIISRKK